In Ochrobactrum sp. Marseille-Q0166, a single genomic region encodes these proteins:
- a CDS encoding DMT family transporter — protein MSGMGGGSVQGRVSFDGMAIALVMFIMFTWGLNQVAIKIGNRGFNPMLMAAGRAALGGFCVFLWCYWKRIPLFGRDGTLKPGILAGLLFGVEFVLIFLAMELTSVGRVTLLMNVMPFWVAIGSHFLLGERISMRAFIGMCVAFMGVFVVFSDHISRPGPNAVYGDLLALISGMLWGMTTIVIKRSKLANAVPEKILLYQLAVAALVPLPFMSLSGPLIRDPDALSVLSFLFQSMFVVAVTYPLWFWMVRRYPASKLSNFAFLTPAFGVLLSGLLLNELLSWKIFVALALIGLGLIIINRPAKAGAAR, from the coding sequence ATGTCGGGTATGGGGGGAGGATCGGTTCAGGGCCGGGTGTCGTTCGACGGGATGGCAATTGCTCTCGTCATGTTCATCATGTTCACCTGGGGGCTTAATCAGGTCGCCATCAAGATCGGCAATCGCGGCTTTAATCCCATGCTCATGGCTGCAGGTCGTGCAGCTCTCGGCGGCTTCTGCGTTTTTCTCTGGTGTTACTGGAAACGTATTCCTCTCTTCGGCCGTGATGGCACGCTGAAGCCTGGTATTCTGGCCGGTCTTCTTTTTGGTGTCGAATTTGTTCTGATCTTTCTGGCAATGGAGTTAACCAGTGTCGGACGTGTCACTTTGTTGATGAATGTAATGCCTTTTTGGGTGGCAATCGGCAGTCATTTCCTTCTGGGTGAGCGCATCTCCATGCGTGCCTTCATTGGCATGTGCGTGGCATTTATGGGTGTTTTCGTGGTCTTTTCAGACCATATTAGCCGGCCCGGCCCTAACGCGGTTTATGGCGATCTTCTGGCATTGATTTCCGGAATGCTTTGGGGAATGACCACGATAGTCATAAAGCGATCGAAGCTTGCCAATGCTGTGCCTGAGAAAATCCTGCTTTATCAGCTTGCCGTGGCCGCACTTGTGCCGTTGCCGTTCATGTCTTTGAGCGGTCCATTGATCCGCGATCCCGATGCGCTCTCGGTTCTTTCATTTCTGTTTCAGTCAATGTTCGTGGTCGCTGTGACCTACCCGTTGTGGTTCTGGATGGTGCGTCGTTACCCGGCGTCAAAGCTTTCCAACTTTGCATTCCTCACGCCCGCTTTCGGCGTACTCCTGAGTGGGTTGCTTCTCAATGAATTACTCAGTTGGAAAATCTTTGTTGCTCTCGCTCTGATCGGGCTAGGCCTCATTATCATTAATCGACCAGCAAAAGCCGGAGCCGCCCGATGA
- a CDS encoding RluA family pseudouridine synthase: MAGVEQKNVAADETGMRLDRWFKVHFPGLGFGHLQKLLRSGQVRVDGGRVKADTRLQAGQSVRIPPLGVDEKATGPVTARTIRSQEDGDVLKQMLIYEDAKVFVFNKPAGLAVQGGSGLVRHVDGMLEAWRNKKGEKPRLVHRIDRDTSGCLVVAKTRGGAQALTAAFRERDTKKTYWALVKGVPRKREDKISTWLVKEQTPDGDKMRVCQHGEPDSDHAVSYYRIIEKVGNNLTWLEMEPYTGRTHQLRVHAAHIGHPIIGDPKYFEADQNWEFPGGIQKKLHLHARRIRIPNPSGGIIDVTAPLPPHMVQSWNLLGFDEADAEE; this comes from the coding sequence ATGGCAGGCGTTGAACAAAAGAATGTGGCTGCAGATGAGACGGGTATGCGTCTTGATCGCTGGTTCAAGGTTCATTTTCCCGGACTTGGGTTCGGACACCTGCAGAAATTGCTGCGTTCCGGTCAGGTTCGTGTCGATGGCGGTCGCGTAAAAGCGGACACACGTCTGCAAGCTGGCCAGTCAGTCCGTATTCCGCCACTTGGCGTTGATGAGAAGGCTACAGGTCCTGTAACGGCTCGTACCATTCGCAGTCAGGAGGATGGTGATGTTCTCAAGCAGATGTTGATTTACGAAGACGCGAAGGTCTTTGTTTTCAATAAGCCTGCGGGCTTGGCAGTGCAGGGCGGTTCTGGCCTCGTTCGTCATGTAGACGGTATGCTTGAAGCATGGCGCAATAAGAAGGGTGAAAAGCCTCGCCTCGTTCATCGTATCGACCGTGATACATCGGGCTGCCTTGTTGTTGCGAAGACGCGCGGTGGTGCTCAAGCTCTGACCGCTGCATTCCGCGAAAGAGATACCAAGAAAACGTACTGGGCACTTGTGAAGGGCGTTCCACGCAAGCGCGAAGACAAGATTTCAACTTGGCTGGTTAAAGAACAAACGCCGGATGGCGACAAAATGCGTGTTTGCCAGCACGGTGAACCCGATTCCGATCATGCAGTTTCTTATTACCGGATCATCGAAAAGGTTGGAAACAACCTGACCTGGTTGGAAATGGAGCCTTATACAGGCCGAACCCATCAGCTGCGTGTTCATGCAGCGCATATAGGTCATCCAATTATTGGCGATCCGAAGTATTTTGAAGCGGACCAGAACTGGGAGTTCCCCGGAGGCATTCAGAAGAAATTACATCTTCACGCCCGCCGTATTCGCATTCCGAATCCATCCGGCGGGATCATTGATGTCACAGCACCGCTGCCGCCACATATGGTACAGTCATGGAATTTGCTTGGCTTTGATGAGGCAGACGCGGAAGAGTAA
- a CDS encoding glucan ABC transporter ATP-binding protein/ permease → MSLLKIYWRAMEYLAAEKAATITMCIASVLVALVMLAEPILFGRVIQAISDKGDIVTQLAMWAALGAFNIVAAVFVARGADRLAHRRRLGVMIESYERIITMPLSWHQKRGTSNALHTLIRATDSLFTLWLEFMRQHLTTIVALGALIPVAMSMDLRMSMVLIVLGVIYVMIGQLVMRKTKDGQSAVEKHHHKLFEHVSDTISNVSVVQSYNRIASETQALRTYAKNLENVQFPVLNWWALASGLNRMASTFSMVIVLLLGAYFVTKGQMRVGDVIAFIGFAQLMIGRLDQISAFINQTVTARAKLEEFFEMEDATADRQEPQGATDLENVKGDIVFDNVTFEFPNSGQGVYDVSFEVKPGQTVAIVGPTGAGKTTLINILQRVFDPAAGRILIDGIDTRTVSRRSLRHAIATVFQDAGLFNRSVEENIRVGNENATDEMVHAAAKAAAAHDFILAKGNGYDTVVGERGSQLSGGERQRLAIARAILKDSPILVLDEATSALDVETEEKVKQAVDDLSQNRTTFIIAHRLSTVRSADIVLFMDKGHLVERGSFDELAARGGRFSDLLRAGGLQLEDKSEKATKEDEAEESNVMPFPVKGSVA, encoded by the coding sequence GTGTCGTTGCTCAAAATCTACTGGCGCGCCATGGAATATCTTGCGGCTGAGAAAGCTGCAACCATAACCATGTGTATAGCGAGCGTATTGGTTGCCCTCGTCATGCTGGCCGAACCGATCCTTTTCGGTCGGGTTATTCAGGCTATCTCCGATAAGGGAGATATCGTTACGCAGCTAGCCATGTGGGCGGCGCTCGGTGCTTTTAACATTGTTGCAGCAGTTTTTGTTGCGCGTGGGGCTGACCGGCTCGCCCATCGTCGCCGTCTGGGTGTGATGATCGAATCCTATGAGCGTATCATCACCATGCCACTCTCCTGGCACCAGAAGCGCGGTACCTCGAACGCATTGCATACGCTGATCCGCGCAACAGACTCACTCTTCACTCTTTGGCTTGAATTCATGCGTCAGCACCTGACCACGATCGTGGCTCTGGGTGCGCTTATTCCTGTTGCAATGAGCATGGACCTTCGCATGTCCATGGTGCTTATCGTGCTCGGCGTGATCTATGTGATGATTGGCCAGTTGGTCATGCGCAAGACCAAGGACGGACAGTCAGCGGTTGAAAAGCATCACCATAAGCTTTTCGAGCATGTTAGCGATACGATCAGCAACGTTTCGGTAGTGCAGAGCTATAACCGCATTGCCTCTGAAACGCAGGCACTACGCACTTACGCCAAAAACCTCGAAAACGTTCAGTTCCCGGTCCTTAACTGGTGGGCGCTCGCCAGCGGTCTTAATCGCATGGCCTCGACTTTCTCGATGGTTATTGTGCTTCTGCTTGGTGCATATTTTGTGACCAAGGGCCAGATGCGCGTTGGTGACGTGATTGCCTTTATCGGTTTTGCGCAGCTGATGATCGGGCGTCTTGACCAGATCAGCGCCTTTATCAATCAGACTGTGACGGCGCGCGCGAAGCTTGAAGAATTTTTCGAGATGGAAGACGCGACAGCCGACCGTCAAGAACCGCAGGGCGCGACCGATCTTGAGAACGTCAAGGGCGACATCGTGTTCGACAACGTGACCTTCGAATTCCCAAATTCTGGTCAGGGCGTTTATGACGTTTCGTTTGAAGTGAAGCCGGGTCAGACTGTAGCTATTGTCGGTCCTACGGGTGCCGGTAAGACCACGCTGATCAATATACTTCAGCGCGTATTTGATCCTGCCGCTGGTCGCATTCTGATCGATGGCATCGATACACGTACCGTTAGCCGCCGTTCGCTTCGTCACGCCATCGCAACCGTTTTTCAGGATGCCGGTCTATTCAATCGTTCGGTTGAAGAAAATATCCGCGTCGGTAATGAAAATGCGACCGACGAAATGGTTCACGCTGCCGCCAAAGCTGCTGCTGCCCATGATTTTATTCTCGCAAAAGGCAATGGCTACGATACAGTTGTCGGTGAACGTGGTTCACAGCTTTCGGGTGGTGAACGTCAACGTCTGGCGATTGCACGCGCTATTCTGAAGGATTCACCGATCCTCGTACTTGACGAAGCAACCAGTGCGCTTGATGTCGAGACCGAAGAAAAAGTCAAGCAGGCCGTTGATGATCTGAGCCAGAACCGCACGACCTTCATTATTGCGCACCGTCTGTCGACCGTCCGTTCTGCTGATATCGTCCTGTTCATGGACAAGGGCCATCTGGTTGAACGCGGCAGCTTCGATGAACTGGCTGCGCGTGGTGGCCGCTTCTCCGACCTGCTTCGTGCTGGTGGTTTGCAGCTTGAAGACAAGTCTGAAAAGGCCACAAAAGAAGACGAAGCAGAAGAAAGCAACGTCATGCCATTCCCGGTTAAGGGCTCTGTTGCCTGA
- a CDS encoding MBL fold metallo-hydrolase has protein sequence MVSPRNCLRFTILGCGSSPGVPRINGDWGNCDPKNPKNKRRRAALLVERFDVDGNSTVVVIDTGPDFRDQMIDVNVSSLDAAVYTHPHADHIHGIDDLRTYVVENRRLMDVYANRLTRNRLFEAFGYCFETPVGSSYPPILSMHDIMAETAFSITGAGGSIRFEPFRQVHGDIESLGFRIANVAYCTDVSAFPDESLKYIRHADVLIIGALQYRPHPSHFSLEQALEWIEFFGPKRAILTHMHVPLDYDTVMRDTPDHVEPGYDGLRFEVPL, from the coding sequence GTGGTATCGCCTCGCAATTGTCTGCGTTTCACAATTCTCGGGTGCGGCTCGTCTCCCGGTGTGCCACGTATCAACGGTGATTGGGGGAATTGCGATCCGAAAAACCCCAAGAACAAGCGTCGTCGCGCGGCCTTGCTCGTTGAACGGTTCGACGTTGACGGTAACAGCACGGTCGTTGTCATAGACACTGGCCCCGATTTCAGGGATCAGATGATTGACGTCAACGTGTCGTCGCTTGACGCGGCCGTTTATACGCATCCCCATGCCGACCATATCCATGGCATTGATGACTTACGAACCTATGTCGTTGAAAATCGGCGACTGATGGATGTGTATGCCAACCGGCTGACACGCAACCGCCTGTTTGAAGCGTTCGGCTATTGTTTTGAGACGCCTGTGGGTTCGAGCTATCCGCCAATCCTTTCCATGCATGACATCATGGCAGAAACAGCATTCTCGATCACGGGCGCGGGCGGGTCGATCCGCTTTGAGCCATTCAGGCAGGTGCACGGCGATATTGAATCGCTCGGCTTCCGTATCGCCAATGTCGCTTACTGCACGGATGTCAGCGCGTTCCCGGATGAGAGCCTGAAATATATTCGCCATGCGGATGTGCTGATTATCGGCGCGCTGCAATATCGCCCGCATCCAAGTCATTTCTCACTGGAGCAGGCGCTTGAATGGATCGAATTCTTCGGACCAAAACGCGCAATCCTGACCCATATGCATGTGCCGCTCGATTACGACACGGTTATGCGGGACACGCCTGATCACGTAGAACCTGGCTATGACGGCTTGCGATTTGAAGTGCCTCTTTAA
- a CDS encoding TatD family hydrolase: protein MLVDSHCHLDFADFEPERDAIVSRALEAGIKRMVTISTRVRKFDTILALTEKYDSVYCSVGTHPNNAHEELDVTADDLVELAEHSKVVAIGEAGLDYHYDYAPPEAQRQGFLVHIEAARRTQLPLVIHARSADQDMADILESETAKGAFPFILHCFSSGRALAEKGIELGGYVSFSGILTFKNSADIREIAQIVPRDRLLVETDAPYLAPMPHRGKRNEPSFVQHTAAVLAKTIGVSNEEIANITSENTFRLFSKMPKPAGE, encoded by the coding sequence ATGCTGGTTGATAGTCACTGCCATCTCGACTTTGCGGATTTCGAACCCGAGCGCGACGCTATCGTAAGCCGCGCGCTCGAGGCTGGCATCAAACGCATGGTCACGATTTCGACGCGAGTGCGCAAGTTCGATACGATCCTCGCACTGACCGAGAAATATGATTCCGTCTATTGTTCGGTTGGCACCCATCCGAACAATGCGCATGAAGAACTGGATGTGACAGCCGACGATCTCGTGGAGCTGGCAGAGCATTCGAAAGTTGTCGCCATAGGTGAGGCGGGGCTTGATTATCATTATGATTATGCGCCGCCAGAAGCCCAGCGGCAGGGTTTTCTCGTGCATATTGAAGCTGCGCGCCGCACACAGTTGCCACTTGTGATCCACGCACGCAGCGCGGATCAGGATATGGCCGATATTCTGGAATCTGAGACGGCTAAGGGTGCATTCCCCTTCATCCTGCATTGCTTCTCATCAGGACGTGCTCTGGCTGAAAAAGGTATTGAACTAGGCGGGTATGTCTCGTTCTCCGGTATTCTGACGTTCAAAAATTCAGCCGATATTCGCGAGATAGCGCAGATAGTTCCGCGTGATCGTTTGCTGGTTGAGACGGATGCACCTTATCTCGCGCCCATGCCGCATCGTGGCAAGCGCAATGAGCCATCATTCGTGCAGCACACGGCAGCGGTATTGGCTAAAACGATTGGGGTAAGCAACGAAGAAATCGCGAACATAACCAGCGAAAATACCTTTCGGCTTTTCTCTAAAATGCCAAAGCCTGCCGGGGAATAG
- the metG gene encoding methionine--tRNA ligase: protein MSREKFYITTAIAYPNGKPHIGHAYELIATDAMARFQRLDGKDVYFLTGSDEHGIKMLQSARKEGITPRELADRNTAAFQRMGEFLNSSHDDYIRTSEERHYKASQAIWQAMSANGDIYKGGYAGWYSVRDEAYYGEEETEVRGDNVRYGPQGTPVEWVEEESYFFRLSNYQDKLLELYENNPGFIMPAERRNEIVSFVKSGLKDLSISRTTFDWGIPVPGDEKHVMYVWVDALTNYITAVGYPDKADEKWGYWPADAHIIGKDISRFHAVYWPAFLMSAGIPLPKRVFAHGFLFNRGEKMSKSLGNVIDPFELVERYGLDQLRYFLMREVPFGQDGSYSHDAIVNRTNADLANDLGNLAQRSLSMIAKNCEGRVPVPGAFSDADKAILDQADAALETARKAVGDQALHIALGAIFAVVAEANRYFAGQEPWALRKTDLERMGTVLYVTAEVIRRVGIMVQPFIPQSAEKLLDTLAIPADKRQFADVAASPLVGGAELPAPQPVFPRYVEAEEQN, encoded by the coding sequence ATGAGCCGCGAAAAATTCTACATCACCACCGCGATTGCTTACCCGAATGGCAAGCCGCATATCGGCCATGCTTATGAGTTGATTGCGACCGATGCCATGGCGCGTTTTCAGCGCCTGGATGGTAAGGACGTATACTTCCTGACCGGCTCGGATGAACACGGCATCAAGATGTTGCAGAGCGCGCGCAAGGAAGGCATCACGCCCCGCGAACTCGCAGATCGGAACACGGCTGCTTTCCAGCGCATGGGTGAGTTTCTGAACAGCTCGCACGACGATTATATCCGCACCTCGGAAGAGCGTCACTACAAGGCCAGCCAGGCAATCTGGCAGGCAATGTCGGCAAACGGCGATATTTATAAGGGCGGTTACGCGGGTTGGTATTCGGTGCGTGACGAAGCTTATTACGGCGAAGAAGAAACTGAAGTGCGTGGCGACAATGTTCGCTACGGTCCACAGGGCACTCCGGTCGAATGGGTTGAAGAAGAAAGCTATTTCTTCCGCCTGTCGAATTATCAGGACAAGCTTCTGGAGCTTTATGAAAACAATCCCGGCTTCATCATGCCGGCTGAGCGTCGCAACGAGATTGTCAGCTTCGTAAAATCGGGCCTGAAGGATCTGTCGATTTCGCGAACGACGTTCGACTGGGGGATTCCTGTCCCTGGCGATGAAAAGCACGTCATGTATGTCTGGGTTGACGCTCTGACCAATTACATTACGGCAGTTGGCTATCCTGATAAGGCGGATGAAAAGTGGGGCTACTGGCCTGCTGATGCGCATATTATCGGCAAGGATATTTCGCGTTTCCACGCGGTTTACTGGCCAGCATTTTTGATGTCGGCCGGCATTCCGCTGCCAAAGCGCGTGTTCGCGCATGGCTTTTTGTTCAACCGCGGCGAAAAAATGTCGAAGTCTCTCGGCAACGTCATTGATCCGTTTGAACTGGTCGAGCGTTATGGCCTTGACCAGCTGCGTTACTTCCTGATGCGTGAAGTGCCATTCGGTCAGGATGGCAGCTATAGCCACGATGCAATCGTCAACCGCACCAATGCCGATCTCGCTAACGACCTTGGCAACCTCGCACAGCGTTCACTGTCGATGATTGCAAAGAACTGCGAAGGCAGGGTTCCGGTTCCGGGTGCTTTCTCAGACGCTGATAAGGCTATTCTCGATCAGGCCGATGCAGCACTGGAAACCGCGCGGAAAGCTGTAGGCGATCAGGCATTACACATCGCGCTCGGGGCTATTTTTGCCGTTGTTGCAGAAGCAAACCGCTATTTTGCGGGGCAGGAGCCTTGGGCACTGCGCAAGACCGACCTGGAGCGCATGGGCACGGTTCTGTACGTGACAGCAGAAGTTATCCGTCGCGTCGGCATTATGGTTCAACCTTTCATCCCGCAGTCGGCAGAAAAGTTGCTTGATACTCTGGCAATACCGGCAGACAAGCGTCAGTTTGCTGACGTGGCAGCAAGCCCGCTTGTCGGCGGCGCAGAATTGCCAGCACCACAGCCGGTATTCCCGCGCTATGTGGAAGCGGAAGAGCAGAACTGA
- a CDS encoding DNA polymerase III subunit delta' encodes MIEELDVPKAHDSIEGVAEPSASDYLTGHSEIAAFLAQAYREGRMHHALLFVGEQGIGKATLGFHLAGHMLDHADQAHAPETIGVPDFSKPLWRQIAGGMHPAVLHINRPFDQKTGKFKTGIPVEEIRRITHFLTRTASDGAWRIVIVDPADDMNRNAANALLKTLEEPPARAIFILISHSSGRLLPTIRSRCQSIQFKPLGSDALTDALAHIGPSIGLDAGNITQSLLDRSEGSVRKALLLVAHGGLEISDTVDAILQEQNFDLPKAQALSGVLNGREAEVQYELFRDYLMSRIADEARRYADSGQLREADQWSRYWSELTREIANAETYNLDRKQAVMILLEKTHRAYRSGVPPLT; translated from the coding sequence GTGATCGAAGAACTCGATGTCCCTAAGGCCCATGATTCCATTGAGGGTGTCGCCGAACCGTCGGCAAGCGATTATCTCACTGGCCATAGTGAAATTGCGGCTTTTCTTGCGCAGGCCTATCGCGAAGGCCGTATGCATCATGCGCTGCTTTTCGTGGGCGAGCAGGGTATCGGCAAGGCAACGCTTGGCTTTCATCTGGCAGGTCATATGCTGGACCATGCAGATCAGGCACATGCACCTGAAACTATCGGCGTACCTGATTTTAGTAAACCACTCTGGCGACAGATCGCGGGCGGTATGCATCCGGCGGTGTTGCATATTAACCGACCCTTTGATCAGAAAACCGGGAAATTTAAAACCGGCATCCCAGTTGAGGAAATTCGGCGTATTACCCATTTTCTGACCCGTACCGCGTCGGACGGTGCATGGCGTATCGTGATTGTCGATCCCGCCGACGACATGAACCGCAACGCAGCCAACGCGCTTCTGAAAACATTGGAAGAGCCGCCAGCGCGGGCAATCTTTATTCTGATTTCACATTCGTCAGGAAGACTTCTGCCGACGATCCGTTCGCGCTGCCAGAGCATTCAGTTTAAGCCTCTCGGCAGTGACGCGCTGACTGATGCACTCGCTCATATAGGCCCCAGCATTGGCCTTGATGCAGGTAACATCACGCAATCGCTTCTTGATCGCTCTGAAGGCAGCGTTCGGAAAGCGCTGCTGCTTGTGGCGCATGGTGGCTTGGAAATCTCCGATACTGTCGACGCAATCTTGCAGGAACAGAATTTCGACCTGCCAAAAGCACAAGCGCTCTCCGGTGTTCTCAATGGCCGTGAGGCGGAAGTTCAGTATGAGCTGTTCCGCGACTATCTTATGAGCCGCATCGCCGATGAAGCACGGCGCTATGCAGATTCGGGGCAATTGCGCGAAGCCGATCAGTGGTCACGCTACTGGAGCGAACTGACACGCGAAATTGCCAATGCTGAGACCTATAATCTCGACCGCAAACAGGCGGTTATGATCCTTTTAGAAAAAACGCATCGCGCTTATCGGTCTGGCGTGCCACCGCTTACGTGA
- the tmk gene encoding dTMP kinase, protein MTGLFITFEGGEGAGKSTQIALLAEHLRTLGLKPLITREPGGSAGAEAVRHVILSGNAETYGPAIEALLFAAARADHVDQLIRPALAENRIVLCDRFIDSSRAYQGITGNLDATYMAAIERIAIDGVMPDLTIILDISAEKGLSRANKRRGADEADRFEKEAIAIHEARRQAFLAIAKAEPDRCRIVDADRAQDEISADIIAIADEVLKKRGLL, encoded by the coding sequence TTGACCGGATTGTTCATAACATTCGAGGGTGGGGAAGGCGCGGGTAAATCCACCCAGATCGCCTTGCTGGCAGAGCATTTGCGAACCCTTGGGCTTAAACCATTGATAACGCGCGAACCCGGTGGTTCCGCGGGTGCAGAGGCTGTTCGCCATGTGATTCTCAGCGGTAATGCCGAAACCTATGGTCCGGCTATCGAAGCGTTGTTATTTGCCGCCGCGCGTGCCGATCATGTTGATCAGCTGATCCGTCCTGCACTTGCTGAAAATCGCATCGTGCTTTGCGACCGCTTCATCGATTCGAGCCGCGCCTATCAGGGTATTACAGGCAATCTCGATGCCACCTATATGGCAGCGATCGAGCGTATCGCCATTGACGGTGTCATGCCTGATCTCACGATCATTCTCGACATTTCTGCGGAAAAAGGTCTTTCACGTGCCAATAAGCGGCGTGGAGCTGACGAGGCAGATCGTTTCGAGAAAGAAGCGATTGCCATACATGAAGCGCGCCGTCAGGCTTTTCTTGCCATTGCAAAAGCTGAACCCGACCGCTGCAGGATCGTCGATGCTGACCGCGCTCAGGACGAAATTTCTGCCGACATTATCGCTATCGCTGATGAAGTTTTGAAGAAAAGAGGTCTTCTGTGA
- a CDS encoding D-alanyl-D-alanine carboxypeptidase family protein: MGRFSISIKLAMAVASAVLMAAPSYAQTVEAGFATKAPQVLLLDDKSGTVLLSKNPDMKVPPASLAKLMTAEVVFEALEKGKTTLETNYPVTEYAWRTGGAPSGTSTMFAAIKSTPTVADLLQGMIVQAANDGAIILAEGLSGSEGAFAQAMNERAKALGLTGSNFVNSTGLPAPGQTVTLSDLIKLARHIHSAHPERYKYYAQEAFTWNKIMQRNRNPLLRLNIGADGMGTGYTEASGYALVGSAEQNGRRLFLAMSGLTSIKEREEEAKKLIQWGMTSFDTVNIYAVNEEISAAQVFGGAASSVPLKVKNDVELLLPKEGRDKLKARITYKGPLHAPVLADTEVGTLQFELNGNVVQQMPLYTAQEVPVGTLSQRAMSAVLELSTGWLRKYL, translated from the coding sequence ATGGGGCGTTTCTCGATAAGCATAAAGCTTGCAATGGCTGTTGCCAGCGCTGTTTTGATGGCTGCGCCGAGCTATGCGCAAACAGTGGAAGCCGGTTTTGCAACGAAAGCGCCGCAGGTGCTTTTGTTAGACGACAAAAGCGGCACAGTTCTTCTTTCAAAAAATCCGGATATGAAAGTCCCACCGGCATCACTTGCCAAGTTGATGACGGCGGAAGTTGTCTTTGAGGCGCTCGAAAAAGGCAAAACGACACTTGAAACCAACTATCCGGTTACTGAATATGCCTGGCGTACCGGCGGGGCGCCGTCCGGCACATCGACCATGTTCGCTGCCATCAAATCCACCCCGACCGTTGCCGATCTTCTTCAGGGCATGATCGTGCAGGCGGCCAATGATGGTGCCATCATTCTCGCTGAAGGCCTGTCTGGGAGCGAAGGTGCTTTTGCTCAAGCAATGAATGAGCGCGCGAAAGCGCTAGGCTTGACTGGCTCGAATTTCGTGAACTCCACCGGATTGCCTGCTCCCGGACAAACCGTGACGCTGTCGGATTTGATAAAACTTGCACGCCACATCCACAGCGCCCACCCGGAACGCTATAAATATTACGCTCAGGAGGCATTTACGTGGAACAAGATCATGCAGCGCAATCGAAATCCGCTTTTGCGGCTCAATATCGGCGCGGATGGCATGGGAACGGGTTACACCGAAGCTTCCGGTTACGCGCTTGTTGGCTCTGCTGAACAAAACGGACGTCGGCTTTTTCTGGCGATGAGTGGTCTAACGAGCATCAAAGAGCGTGAAGAAGAAGCCAAAAAGCTCATTCAGTGGGGCATGACTTCATTTGATACCGTAAATATTTATGCGGTTAATGAAGAGATCAGCGCAGCACAAGTTTTTGGTGGTGCGGCATCCAGTGTACCGCTGAAAGTGAAAAATGACGTTGAATTGTTACTCCCCAAGGAAGGACGCGACAAGCTGAAGGCGCGTATTACGTATAAGGGACCGCTACATGCACCTGTATTAGCCGATACAGAGGTCGGGACGCTGCAGTTTGAACTGAATGGCAATGTCGTTCAACAGATGCCACTTTACACGGCACAGGAAGTACCTGTTGGTACGCTATCGCAGCGAGCCATGAGTGCAGTCCTGGAACTCTCCACTGGTTGGTTGAGGAAGTATCTTTAA